In Kiritimatiellales bacterium, a genomic segment contains:
- a CDS encoding right-handed parallel beta-helix repeat-containing protein yields the protein MKEIIIKAGYEDTTLQIIEVLQNCSDGAVIKFSSGEYHFWPEFAFEKYYYISNNRHSLKRVAFPVIGKKNVVIDGGGSKFIFHGEIIPFVVEQSSNITLKNFSIDWQRMFYSEGMVLDADASGVTVEIDPARYPYRIENSALMFEGEGWESPLTEGIFEMDSVTRGPAYMSGDSLGLGFPETLKVEYAGAGRIRLVESFPHLPKSGNILIFRHFHRWCPGIHLKLSKDTLLENVTVFHAGGMGVIGQFCENVTMRDCQIKPADGRILSVTVDATHFVNCRGQIIVDNCQFEGQLDDPCNVHGINTRIKKVVDCRTLLVELVHCEQHGVEIGFSGDRVHLVDNQTLLSYAENRIRNVTWINSQYSLITFENDLPDFVQPKHAVENMSWTPDLLIQNSICRNNRARGYLISTPGKVIIENNRIESSGAGIKISGDANYWFESGAVRDVLIRNNEFGDCCYGIPEWGRAVIDINPEIAVPEKNPECFHRNIRIENNQFFSFDTGILFARSVDGIRFAGNTIRRTESYPPLGRMRAMLTFEACRNIDVADNNVNGSLRGEWMQELNCVEEEALV from the coding sequence ATGAAAGAAATTATTATAAAAGCGGGATACGAAGACACCACCCTGCAGATAATTGAAGTGTTGCAGAATTGCAGTGACGGAGCGGTGATTAAGTTTTCGTCCGGTGAATATCACTTCTGGCCTGAGTTTGCGTTTGAGAAATATTATTATATTTCCAACAATCGCCACAGTTTAAAACGCGTTGCATTTCCGGTGATTGGAAAGAAAAATGTTGTCATTGACGGCGGTGGGTCGAAATTCATCTTTCACGGTGAAATCATTCCGTTTGTTGTCGAGCAGTCTTCAAATATTACCTTAAAGAATTTTTCGATTGACTGGCAGCGTATGTTCTATTCCGAAGGTATGGTGCTTGATGCAGACGCATCCGGTGTGACGGTAGAAATTGATCCTGCACGCTATCCGTACCGCATTGAAAACAGCGCGCTGATGTTTGAAGGCGAGGGCTGGGAAAGTCCGCTGACGGAAGGTATTTTTGAAATGGATTCGGTTACGCGCGGGCCGGCATATATGAGCGGCGATTCGCTGGGACTCGGTTTCCCTGAAACGTTGAAAGTGGAATATGCTGGCGCCGGAAGAATCCGTTTAGTTGAATCATTTCCGCATCTGCCGAAATCCGGCAATATCCTGATTTTCCGGCATTTTCACCGCTGGTGTCCCGGAATTCACTTGAAGCTGAGCAAAGATACGCTGCTTGAAAATGTGACGGTGTTTCACGCCGGCGGCATGGGCGTGATCGGACAGTTTTGCGAAAACGTCACAATGCGAGACTGTCAGATTAAACCGGCGGACGGGCGGATTCTTTCGGTGACGGTGGACGCAACGCATTTTGTAAACTGCCGGGGGCAAATTATCGTAGACAACTGTCAGTTTGAAGGTCAGCTTGACGATCCGTGCAACGTGCACGGAATTAATACACGGATTAAAAAGGTGGTTGATTGCCGCACGCTGCTGGTTGAACTGGTGCATTGCGAACAGCACGGCGTTGAAATCGGATTTTCCGGCGACCGCGTGCATCTGGTGGATAACCAAACGCTGTTGAGTTATGCTGAAAACAGAATTCGAAATGTAACGTGGATTAATTCGCAATATTCACTCATCACGTTCGAAAATGACCTGCCGGATTTTGTTCAACCGAAACACGCAGTAGAAAATATGAGCTGGACGCCGGATCTGCTGATTCAAAACAGCATCTGCCGCAATAACCGCGCCCGCGGCTATCTGATTTCAACACCGGGCAAAGTTATTATCGAAAACAACCGGATTGAATCATCCGGCGCCGGAATAAAAATCAGCGGCGATGCAAACTACTGGTTCGAATCCGGCGCGGTGCGCGATGTGCTGATTCGCAACAATGAATTTGGCGACTGCTGCTACGGCATACCGGAATGGGGTCGTGCGGTGATTGATATTAACCCGGAAATCGCGGTACCGGAAAAAAATCCGGAGTGTTTTCACCGGAATATTCGCATCGAAAACAATCAGTTTTTTTCATTTGACACCGGAATACTCTTTGCGCGATCGGTCGACGGAATCCGTTTTGCCGGCAATACAATCCGGCGCACAGAATCCTATCCGCCGCTCGGGCGTATGCGTGCGATGCTGACGTTTGAAGCGTGCCGGAATATTGATGTGGCGGATAATAATGTAAACGGTTCTTTGCGCGGCGAATGGATGCAGGAACTCAACTGCGTGGAGGAAGAAGCGTTGGTATGA
- a CDS encoding metallophosphoesterase has protein sequence MNRRAFINNSLWTVAALSGSRAWSSVAQLTGNKDSWSLILLPDTQYYSQEFPEVFLSQTRWIAEKRDELNIQYVLQLGDITNMNSEPEWENARNCFAVLDDAKIPYAFVTGNHDYRPVATRETKLNEYLPYKKYAAWPTFGGALKTGDMQNTYHLFEAGGEKWLLLALEWGPRNEVVKWGNKIVAANSDRNVIVFTHAYLYSDSTRYNWAEKGKDQTWNPHSYPMPESNDGEELWQKLVKKHPNVKMTFNGHVLNNGTGFLESTGDAGNKVCQMLINFQGGVRPLPRDGTAPERQTIRDDGSLRILQFTPGSKTVKVTDYSPYRNYYAVGEAHQFRFDLG, from the coding sequence ATGAATAGACGGGCGTTTATTAATAATTCATTGTGGACCGTAGCGGCGTTGAGTGGCAGCAGAGCATGGAGCTCCGTAGCGCAGCTCACCGGAAATAAAGATTCGTGGAGTCTGATTCTTCTGCCGGATACGCAGTATTATTCTCAGGAGTTTCCGGAAGTGTTTTTGAGCCAGACGCGCTGGATTGCTGAAAAACGCGACGAATTGAATATCCAATATGTTCTGCAGCTCGGCGATATTACGAACATGAATTCTGAGCCTGAGTGGGAGAATGCGCGCAACTGTTTTGCGGTGCTGGACGATGCAAAAATTCCGTATGCGTTCGTGACCGGCAATCATGATTATCGTCCGGTTGCCACCCGCGAAACGAAACTGAATGAATATCTGCCGTATAAAAAATATGCGGCGTGGCCGACGTTTGGCGGAGCGTTGAAAACCGGTGATATGCAGAATACCTATCATTTATTTGAAGCCGGCGGCGAGAAGTGGCTGCTGCTGGCGCTGGAATGGGGTCCGCGCAATGAAGTTGTTAAATGGGGGAATAAAATTGTTGCCGCGAATTCTGATCGAAACGTAATTGTTTTTACACACGCATATCTTTACAGCGACAGCACGCGTTATAACTGGGCCGAAAAAGGCAAAGATCAGACGTGGAATCCGCACAGTTATCCAATGCCGGAATCCAATGACGGCGAGGAACTTTGGCAGAAGCTGGTGAAAAAACATCCGAATGTAAAAATGACGTTCAACGGGCATGTGCTGAACAACGGCACCGGTTTTCTTGAAAGCACCGGTGATGCCGGAAATAAAGTCTGTCAGATGTTGATTAATTTTCAGGGCGGCGTACGTCCGCTGCCGCGTGATGGAACCGCACCGGAACGGCAGACGATCCGTGATGACGGCTCGCTGCGGATTTTACAATTCACGCCCGGGAGTAAAACAGTGAAGGTAACGGATTACTCGCCGTACCGGAATTATTATGCAGTCGGCGAAGCACATCAGTTCAGATTCGATTTAGGATAA
- a CDS encoding PEP-CTERM sorting domain-containing protein, giving the protein MKKAIVGIGMALIMAVNVFSSVDIITLDRTGLSTVNAPTEDTKIGNARIWNFSTNAVLSTTTGTNGILRGGAIIDTGSAESAVIFRLYGSTYGGLQISTSVPSTTGAGILGMIYWDRSDFLNVSGTDIVGFRAGDHLDVTFATLSNGALWDTRFAINENGNWYVSSAADSMTSGGTYSLDPTTTSWHELTISDGTNYNIATTASTGLTLDNVQGVGLYFDGTRNGQVNLRIDGGGFSVTASVIPEPATVGILGLGGLFAYLMRKKIW; this is encoded by the coding sequence GTGAAGAAGGCGATTGTAGGAATAGGTATGGCATTGATTATGGCGGTTAATGTGTTTTCTTCTGTGGACATTATCACCCTTGATCGTACAGGGTTGAGTACCGTCAATGCGCCAACTGAAGATACGAAGATCGGTAATGCCCGTATATGGAATTTTTCTACGAATGCGGTGCTTTCAACAACCACTGGTACAAACGGAATTCTGCGCGGAGGGGCAATAATTGATACAGGAAGCGCCGAATCTGCAGTTATTTTTCGACTGTACGGCAGTACTTATGGCGGGTTGCAAATTTCAACATCTGTTCCTTCGACGACAGGTGCTGGTATATTGGGGATGATATATTGGGATAGAAGTGATTTTTTAAATGTGAGCGGCACAGACATAGTCGGCTTTAGAGCCGGAGATCACCTGGATGTTACTTTTGCTACGCTTTCCAATGGTGCTCTATGGGACACCCGGTTTGCGATCAATGAAAACGGCAATTGGTATGTGTCTTCCGCCGCAGATAGCATGACTTCAGGTGGGACCTATTCGCTCGATCCGACGACCACATCGTGGCATGAACTCACCATTTCGGATGGAACAAATTACAACATTGCAACGACTGCATCAACTGGATTGACGCTTGATAATGTCCAAGGCGTTGGACTTTATTTTGACGGAACTCGGAATGGACAGGTTAATCTAAGAATTGATGGCGGTGGATTTTCAGTCACGGCCTCTGTTATTCCCGAACCGGCGACGGTTGGAATTCTTGGACTGGGCGGATTATTTGCGTATTTGATGCGCAAGAAAATTTGGTAA
- a CDS encoding metallophosphoesterase, translated as MANKNLLNIKYVLHLGDITNNNYDEQWEHARASFKILDDANMPYAFVPGNHDYRPRASRTTGINTCLPYAKYAVWLTFGSAMISPVDFNDVEAVGFYMCGTRSGSNRQINFKLNSFSATAEILSGN; from the coding sequence GTGGCGAATAAAAATCTGCTGAACATTAAATATGTGCTGCATCTTGGCGACATCACCAATAATAACTATGATGAGCAGTGGGAACATGCGCGGGCGAGTTTTAAGATTCTTGACGATGCGAATATGCCTTATGCGTTTGTGCCCGGTAATCATGATTACCGTCCACGTGCAAGCCGTACAACCGGCATAAACACCTGTCTGCCGTATGCAAAATATGCGGTCTGGCTGACCTTCGGCAGCGCAATGATTTCGCCGGTCGACTTTAATGATGTTGAAGCCGTCGGATTTTATATGTGCGGCACACGTTCCGGTTCCAACCGGCAAATTAATTTTAAGCTGAACAGTTTTTCCGCGACAGCAGAAATTTTATCCGGCAATTAA
- a CDS encoding FN3 domain-containing metallophosphoesterase family protein yields MFTIKSNVWLFWLCAGLISNASPRLTHGPWLTYPDTGAMTIGFTTDCNTGAGVEYRLKNSADEWMCAWDAVAGQLLDTVSYHPVRLTGLQSGAEYEYRIVLLNPSEKRLTDREYWEDERSRKPQLTIIENGAFTFHSFSPDAEPYSFFVTADLQFSTLRRHSILQNYYDGGMKDARFTVLLGDLYYHVDNIEQDILAGIVDKTTALGGCSRPFLFVRGNHEWRGMEASRWCSYFPALNGSTYFSFRCGDVFYIVLDTGEDRAAHALTHHFSGINAVEKEFIQEQKEWLDGVVEMPEFRQAKFRIVLAHAAPYSHPGKYITEVTGRLADGALTGRNPENRIHLWISGHTHFYTRSVPQTNRVYALSAPQKKLYSGEPYVFPVVTVDGPGGDLDTSGVQVLVLNDRLQLEMKYENGEVFDRCEIFPDGSVENFKTGTVVELFDYDIP; encoded by the coding sequence ATGTTTACAATTAAATCCAATGTCTGGTTATTCTGGTTATGTGCCGGATTAATTTCCAACGCGAGTCCGCGTCTTACGCATGGTCCGTGGCTGACCTATCCGGATACCGGTGCGATGACAATCGGTTTTACCACGGATTGTAATACAGGTGCCGGTGTTGAATACCGGTTGAAAAATTCCGCTGATGAATGGATGTGCGCGTGGGATGCCGTGGCGGGACAGCTGCTCGATACAGTGAGTTATCATCCAGTCCGATTGACCGGCTTACAATCCGGTGCGGAATATGAATACCGGATTGTACTGTTGAATCCGTCTGAAAAGCGGTTGACGGACCGCGAATACTGGGAGGATGAAAGATCCCGCAAACCGCAGCTTACAATCATAGAAAACGGTGCGTTTACGTTTCACTCGTTTTCACCGGATGCGGAACCGTATTCGTTTTTTGTTACCGCCGATCTGCAGTTTTCCACGCTGCGCCGCCATTCGATTTTACAGAATTATTATGACGGCGGCATGAAAGATGCCCGTTTTACGGTGCTGCTCGGCGATCTGTATTATCATGTGGATAATATTGAGCAGGATATACTCGCCGGGATTGTTGATAAGACGACGGCGCTCGGCGGCTGCAGCCGGCCGTTTCTGTTTGTACGCGGAAATCATGAATGGCGCGGTATGGAAGCGAGCCGGTGGTGTTCTTATTTTCCAGCGCTGAACGGCAGCACCTATTTCAGTTTCCGGTGCGGCGATGTGTTTTATATTGTGCTTGATACCGGCGAAGACCGCGCCGCGCATGCGCTGACGCATCATTTCAGCGGCATTAATGCAGTGGAAAAAGAGTTTATCCAGGAACAGAAGGAGTGGCTGGACGGTGTGGTTGAAATGCCTGAATTCCGGCAGGCGAAGTTCCGGATTGTGCTGGCGCATGCGGCGCCGTATTCGCATCCCGGAAAATATATTACAGAAGTGACGGGCCGCTTGGCCGACGGCGCGTTAACCGGACGCAATCCGGAAAACCGTATTCATCTGTGGATCAGCGGCCATACGCATTTTTATACACGTTCTGTTCCGCAAACCAACCGTGTGTATGCTTTGTCTGCACCGCAGAAAAAACTGTACAGCGGTGAGCCGTATGTGTTTCCGGTGGTGACGGTGGACGGGCCCGGCGGTGACCTTGATACATCCGGCGTGCAGGTCTTGGTACTGAATGACCGGCTGCAGCTTGAAATGAAATATGAAAACGGAGAAGTTTTTGACCGGTGCGAAATTTTTCCGGACGGTTCTGTTGAAAATTTTAAAACCGGAACAGTCGTTGAATTGTTTGACTATGATATTCCATAG
- a CDS encoding PEP-CTERM sorting domain-containing protein, translating into MKKLTTGIVVLFMAALSFSAVLIDWTPTSGAGRTEDEYVGTGSKVWNFSENALFANNQIYGGFKYSWSSASDFSPALQVQASQMLLRIYCQDINSTNAMTGMLCWEPSSNVSVANVGDSLLSAAVSASGGGQTTIDYRFIINQGGIWYVSDTIKDNASASTTITVDPLDTAWRVISTTDYFFDANSQDAVVFDDIQAVGLYIDGYRVAADMNVKVTEFKFTAVPEPATVGILGLGGLIAYFMRKKKIVR; encoded by the coding sequence ATGAAGAAGTTGACAACAGGGATAGTTGTATTATTCATGGCGGCACTCAGTTTTTCTGCGGTGTTAATTGATTGGACGCCGACCAGCGGTGCAGGCCGGACAGAGGATGAGTATGTTGGAACTGGCAGTAAGGTTTGGAATTTTTCAGAGAATGCTTTGTTTGCTAATAATCAAATTTACGGCGGATTTAAATATTCCTGGTCGTCGGCTTCTGATTTTAGTCCGGCATTGCAAGTTCAGGCATCTCAGATGTTATTACGAATCTACTGCCAGGATATAAACTCCACTAATGCTATGACTGGTATGCTTTGTTGGGAGCCAAGCAGTAACGTAAGTGTGGCTAATGTTGGCGACTCCTTATTATCTGCTGCTGTTTCGGCATCTGGCGGGGGTCAGACAACAATTGATTATCGATTTATTATAAATCAAGGTGGAATATGGTATGTGTCGGACACAATAAAAGACAACGCCTCTGCTAGTACTACGATAACGGTTGATCCGCTGGATACTGCGTGGCGCGTAATTAGTACAACTGATTATTTTTTTGATGCGAATTCCCAAGACGCCGTTGTGTTTGATGACATACAGGCTGTTGGCCTTTACATTGACGGATATCGTGTTGCAGCAGATATGAATGTTAAAGTTACAGAATTTAAATTTACGGCTGTTCCCGAACCGGCGACGGTTGGAATTCTTGGACTGGGCGGACTGATTGCATATTTCATGCGCAAGAAAAAAATTGTGCGGTAA